A single region of the Zonotrichia leucophrys gambelii isolate GWCS_2022_RI chromosome 9, RI_Zleu_2.0, whole genome shotgun sequence genome encodes:
- the KLHL24 gene encoding kelch-like protein 24, with the protein MVLILGRRLNREESGIRDSPATKRKVFEMDPKSLSGPEFFDFSSGSSHAESILQIFNEFRDSRLFTDVIICVEGREFPCHRAVLSACSSYFRAMFCNDHRESREMLVEINGIFAEAMDCFLQYVYTGKVKITTENVQYLFETSSLFQISVLRDACAKFLEEQLDPCNCLGIQRFADTHSLKTLFTKCRNFALQTFEDVSQHEEFLELGKDELIDYICSDELVISKEELVFEAVMRWVYRAVELRRPVLHELLTHVRLPLLHPNYFVQTVEVDQLIQNSPECYQLLHEARRYHILGNEMMSPRTRPRRSTGYSEVIVVVGGCERVGGFNLPYTECYDPVTGEWKSLAKLPEFTKSEYAVCALRNDILVSGGRINSRDVWIYNSQLNIWIRVASLNKGRWRHKMAVLLGKVYVVGGYDGQNRLSSVECYDSFSNRWTEVAPLKEAVSSPAVTSCVGKLFVIGGGPDDNTCSDKVQSYDPDTNCWLLRATIPIAKRCITAVSLNNLIYVAGGLTKAIYCYDPIEDYWMHVQNTFSRQENCGMSVCNGKIYILGGRRENGEATDTILCYDPATGIITGVAAMPRPVSYHGCVTIHRYNEKGFKL; encoded by the exons ATGGTACTAATATTGGGACGCAGACTGAACAGAGAGGAGAGCGGGATACGAGATTCCCCTGCAACCAAGCGGAAAGTCTTTGAAATGGACCCAAAGTCCTTGTCAGGCCCTGAGTTTTTCGACTTCTCCTCGGGATCATCCCACGCAGAGAGCATTCTCCAGATCTTCAATGAATTCCGCGACAGCCGCCTGTTCACGGACGTCATCATCTGCGTGGAGGGCCGCGAGTTCCCGTGCCACCGCGCCGTGCTCTCGGCCTGCAGCAGCTACTTCAGAGCCATGTTCTGCAACGaccacagggagagcagggagatgctggtgGAGATCAACGGCATCTTCGCCGAGGCCATGGACTGCTTTCTGCAGTACGTGTACACGGGCAAGGTGAAGATCACCACGGAGAACGTGCAGTACCTGTTCGAAACGTCGAGCCTGTTCCAGATCAGCGTCCTGCGCGACGCCTGCGCCAAgttcctggaggagcagctggatccCTGCAACTGCCTGGGCATCCAGCGCTTCGCCGACACGCACTCGCTCAAAACGCTCTTCACCAAGTGCCGCAACTTCGCGCTGCAGACCTTCGAGGACGTGTCCCAGCACGAGGAGTTCCTGGAGCTGGGCAAGGACGAGCTGATCGATTACATCTGCAGCGACGAGCTGGTGATCAGCAAGGAGGAGCTGGTGTTCGAGGCCGTCATGCGCTGGGTGTACCGCGCCGTGGAGCTGCGCCGGCCCGTGCTCCACGAGCTGCTGACGCACGTCAGGCTCCCCCTCCTGCACCCCAACTACTTTGTTCAGACTGTGGAAGTGGACCAGCTGATTCAGAATTCCCCAGAGTGCTATCAGCTGCTGCACGAAGCCCGGAGGTACCACATCCTTGGGAACGAGATGATGTCTCCCAGAACTAGGCCACGCAG ATCAACTGGTTATTCTGAGGTGATAGTTGTGGTTGGAGGCTGTGAACGAGTTGGAGGCTTTAATTTGCCCTACACAGAGTGCTATGATCCTGTGACAGGAGAGTGGAAGTCACTGGCCAAACTTCCAGAGTTTACCAAGTCTGAGTATGCCGTGTGTGCTCTGCGGAATGATATCCTTGTTTCAG gtGGAAGAATCAATAGCCGGGATGTCTGGATTTATAACTCTCAACTTAACATTTGGATCAGAGTTGCCTCCTTAAATAAAGGCAGATGGAGACATAAAATGGCTGTTCTTCTGGGTAAA GTGTACGTGGTGGGAGGATACGATGGGCAGAACCGCCTGAGCAGCGTGGAGTGCTACGACTCCTTCTCCAACCGCTGGACTGAGGTGGCTCCcctgaaggaggctgtgagcTCCCCAGCTGTCACCAGCTGTGTGGGCAAACTCTTTGTCATCGGGGGTGGCCCTGATGACAACACCTGTTCCGACAAG GTTCAGTCTTACGATCCCGATACCAATTGCTGGTTGCTCCGTGCCACCATCCCCATTGCCAAGAGATGCATCACGGCCGTGTCCCTCAACAACCTGATCTACGTGGCTGGAGGGCTCACCAAAGCCATTTACTGCTATGACCCCATTGAGGACTACTGGATGCATGTACAGAATACATTCAGCAGACAG GAGAATTGTGGCATGTCTGTGTGTAATGGAAAAATCTATATCCTTGGTGGAAGACGGGAAAATGGTGAAGCCACAGACACTATTCTTTGTTATGACCCTGCCACAGGCATTATCACAGGAGTAGCAGCCATGCCCAGGCCAGTATCGTATCATGGCTGTGTCACCATTCATAGATATAATGAAAAAGGCTTTAAACTgtaa